From a single Paraburkholderia youngii genomic region:
- a CDS encoding fimbrial protein: MPGQRQRCGSDDSADSGGQKMKNICRYFRIAGPTAGLIASALLGSVCVYAQGSPSVTLNFSGTYNATTCSLVSSPDMTVTLPRLSTQSLPRAGVADGSKVFTITIRCPSGETGARVYFESGSSTDPNTGNLDLQNAGGTTSAKNVQVMLANADGSRIKVGDRSTMKVIPITSTDPTPVDFIASYYATGRATAGTVSTFVTYVVEMP, translated from the coding sequence ATGCCCGGTCAGCGCCAGCGCTGCGGCTCAGATGATTCCGCCGACAGTGGAGGTCAGAAAATGAAAAATATTTGCAGATACTTTCGAATTGCCGGACCAACTGCCGGGTTGATCGCGAGTGCGCTGTTGGGATCAGTTTGCGTATATGCGCAAGGATCGCCCTCGGTCACGCTCAACTTTAGTGGCACCTACAACGCGACGACGTGTTCGCTGGTCAGTTCGCCCGACATGACGGTCACATTGCCGAGGCTTTCGACGCAATCGCTGCCGAGAGCCGGAGTGGCGGATGGCTCAAAGGTCTTCACCATCACGATCCGATGCCCAAGCGGCGAGACGGGTGCGCGCGTGTATTTCGAGAGCGGTTCGTCGACCGATCCCAATACGGGAAATTTGGACCTGCAAAACGCGGGCGGCACGACATCGGCAAAGAATGTACAGGTCATGCTGGCGAATGCGGACGGATCGCGGATCAAGGTCGGCGACCGATCCACGATGAAGGTCATTCCGATCACGTCCACCGATCCGACGCCGGTGGATTTCATTGCCAGCTACTACGCAACGGGTCGAGCCACGGCTGGCACTGTGAGTACATTCGTCACCTATGTCGTCGAAATGCCCTGA
- a CDS encoding OmpA family protein, producing MISANSYRAALIWVAVSVAGLIWLCLPLALQPSWPVVLSLVLLTAVGTAVLPTCGRSKPTHEDQHVQTGNMRELSIVLVAGPHAGALFARDGQAATLRRSVDAVWFHVTSPGALSSVLDTVMESYQRPPDAVLMPVVPDAECDDAVIRREFTRWKHEIAASTAPRAFVLPCYLAIYAYLGANRDRAVEPVWFGDASSLSTTPLATATAWQHAQALRQQLDQAWLAVARPQRASRAGLGHAVFDWLEDAALLSILSSLANTAPLSLRGLLLADIGHPPMRPGAWSRWLTGKTTLRPPLMTPKAQPQPLSLPLLRTIVRNESVRFSKSERGRPYSAMLHAVAASAVVLMVSVGVSAWSNSRLVARVADDLEVYTHIPTARADAKRERFESLRRHSAELARYASNGVPTGLGWGLYRGKRLQVALERVTATSHSPSIPAHSPPYAVTIDNFLLFDSGKTTLKPGAEPRLKGVLDLIRANPDKRILIAGHTDNMGSSVANQKLSEARAQAIRDWFVNTASLPVTRFAIQGYGDTRPIASNENTQDREKNRRAEITLIPDSGAQ from the coding sequence ATGATTTCCGCAAACAGCTACCGAGCGGCGCTGATCTGGGTCGCTGTCTCCGTTGCCGGCCTGATCTGGCTGTGTTTGCCGCTTGCCCTTCAACCGTCGTGGCCCGTTGTGCTTAGCCTTGTTCTGCTGACGGCGGTGGGCACGGCGGTATTGCCAACTTGCGGGCGATCGAAGCCGACCCACGAGGACCAGCACGTTCAGACCGGGAACATGCGCGAGTTATCGATCGTTCTTGTCGCCGGGCCACATGCCGGTGCGTTGTTTGCGCGCGATGGCCAAGCAGCCACGCTGCGCCGAAGCGTTGATGCCGTGTGGTTTCATGTCACGTCCCCCGGGGCGCTGTCCAGCGTGTTGGACACGGTGATGGAGTCGTATCAACGTCCGCCGGATGCTGTGTTGATGCCCGTTGTTCCCGACGCTGAGTGCGACGACGCGGTGATTCGCCGCGAATTTACCCGCTGGAAGCATGAAATCGCCGCAAGCACCGCTCCCCGGGCGTTCGTATTACCTTGCTATCTCGCGATCTACGCTTATCTCGGCGCGAATCGCGACCGCGCAGTGGAACCGGTCTGGTTCGGCGATGCAAGCAGTTTGTCGACAACGCCACTCGCGACCGCAACCGCTTGGCAACATGCGCAAGCACTCAGGCAACAGCTGGACCAGGCATGGCTCGCGGTCGCACGGCCGCAACGTGCCTCGCGTGCCGGCTTGGGACACGCAGTGTTCGACTGGCTAGAAGATGCGGCGCTGTTGTCGATACTTTCGTCGCTCGCGAACACCGCGCCGCTCTCGCTGCGTGGCTTGCTGTTGGCCGATATCGGACACCCACCGATGCGTCCCGGCGCCTGGTCGCGATGGCTAACCGGAAAAACCACGCTGCGGCCGCCGCTGATGACGCCGAAGGCGCAGCCGCAGCCGCTGTCTCTACCCTTACTCAGGACCATTGTGCGGAACGAGAGCGTCCGGTTCTCGAAGAGCGAGCGGGGCCGACCGTACTCCGCAATGCTGCACGCAGTGGCTGCGTCGGCCGTCGTCCTGATGGTATCGGTTGGTGTGTCAGCATGGTCGAACAGCAGATTGGTCGCGCGAGTCGCGGACGACCTCGAGGTGTACACGCATATACCCACAGCCCGTGCCGACGCGAAGCGTGAGCGATTCGAATCGTTGCGCAGGCATTCCGCCGAGCTGGCTCGCTATGCGAGCAACGGTGTGCCGACGGGACTCGGCTGGGGACTGTATCGGGGCAAGCGGTTGCAAGTCGCGCTTGAACGCGTGACCGCCACATCGCATTCACCATCGATTCCCGCGCATTCGCCGCCGTACGCTGTGACGATCGACAATTTCCTGTTGTTCGACAGCGGCAAGACGACGCTGAAGCCAGGTGCAGAGCCGAGACTCAAAGGCGTTCTCGATCTGATTCGCGCCAATCCCGACAAGCGGATCCTGATCGCGGGTCACACGGACAACATGGGTTCCAGCGTCGCGAATCAGAAGCTGTCCGAGGCACGGGCACAGGCCATCCGCGATTGGTTCGTCAACACTGCTTCCTTGCCCGTGACACGTTTCGCCATTCAGGGATATGGCGACACGCGGCCGATTGCCAGCAATGAAAATACTCAGGACCGCGAGAAGAATCGTCGTGCCGAAATTACCCTTATTCCCGATTCAGGCGCCCAATAA
- a CDS encoding DotU family type IV/VI secretion system protein, protein MMFDSTVALMRATALHAALLSDGAQMPAVPFWRARCSTLIETLQQQMQDRNFPPTDIQEVSLAQCVLLDELTLHALPSNQHEEWLRDPLQRRFHGVRDGTALVWERIGTVVDGGGRDLAGLEFYSMLLGLGFDGGRRDANAYLERARLELNWHRCDTAALSTPDAPKTAMTPSNSIRPADISRIALSRRTAGVLIAGAIAVASLWTALDVSLDVAISDLPESSSPQSTQ, encoded by the coding sequence ATGATGTTTGATTCAACGGTCGCGCTGATGCGAGCGACAGCCTTGCATGCGGCACTGCTGTCCGACGGCGCGCAAATGCCGGCTGTTCCTTTTTGGCGCGCGCGTTGTAGCACGTTGATCGAAACGCTACAGCAGCAAATGCAGGATCGAAACTTTCCGCCAACGGATATCCAGGAAGTCAGCCTCGCACAGTGCGTTCTGCTGGATGAGCTGACGCTGCATGCATTGCCTTCCAACCAGCACGAAGAATGGTTGCGTGACCCGTTGCAGAGGCGTTTTCATGGCGTGCGCGATGGCACTGCATTGGTTTGGGAACGGATCGGAACGGTGGTGGATGGCGGCGGCCGAGATCTCGCCGGACTCGAGTTCTACAGCATGTTGCTGGGGCTGGGCTTCGACGGCGGACGCAGAGACGCGAACGCATATCTGGAGCGTGCGAGATTGGAGTTGAACTGGCATAGATGTGATACGGCGGCGTTGTCCACACCCGACGCACCGAAAACCGCCATGACACCGTCCAATTCGATTCGGCCGGCGGACATATCACGCATCGCACTTTCGCGCAGGACCGCCGGCGTGCTCATTGCTGGCGCGATTGCCGTCGCGTCACTATGGACGGCGCTGGACGTTAGCCTGGACGTTGCGATAAGTGATCTACCTGAATCATCGTCCCCGCAGAGTACGCAATGA